A stretch of the Musa acuminata AAA Group cultivar baxijiao chromosome BXJ2-7, Cavendish_Baxijiao_AAA, whole genome shotgun sequence genome encodes the following:
- the LOC135616680 gene encoding zinc finger protein ZAT9-like, translating into MDRPRCRLCGRRFSNGHALGGHMRSHRNSAARPAMAQQALPSPSASSSSFSVAAEGRPAMGAYGFRKNPKRSFRLVDPEFSSVAAGGSSTVVHDGESDAESSFRRRLSRPRRQVDAVADAKQVSSVSDASTEEDVARCLMLLSRDAWSKSEAEGQRSNGLDETNEDEEEEIYYDQVEEKEAEPPLAARSRRKRTRYQCNTCGKFFRSYQALGGHRASHKRVEVERIPTADTNPPDREPKLFECPYCCRVFSSGQALGGHKRSHLSSAITAPVHRPLPPLSPFVLEGSFIDLNLPATPEEEAEISTLSVATEFASK; encoded by the coding sequence ATGGATAGACCAAGATGCAGGCTCTGCGGCCGCCGCTTCTCCAATGGCCACGCACTCGGCGGTCACATGCGCTCCCACAGGAACTCTGCCGCTCGTCCCGCGATGGCTCAGCAGGCACTCCCCTCTCCTTCCGCCTCCTCGTCCTCTTTCTCCGTGGCGGCGGAGGGCAGGCCGGCGATGGGCGCGTACGGTTTCCGCAAGAACCCGAAGAGAAGCTTCCGACTTGTCGATCCTGAGTTCTCCTCCGTCGCCGCAGGCGGATCCTCCACCGTCGTTCATGATGGCGAGAGCGACGCGGAGTCGTCCTTCCGACGGCGGCTAAGCCGTCCTCGCCGCCAAGTTGATGCCGTCGCCGACGCCAAACAGGTCAGCTCCGTCTCGGACGCCTCGACTGAGGAGGACGTCGCCCGCTGCCTCATGCTGCTCTCCCGCGACGCCTGGTCCAAATCGGAAGCAGAGGGCCAGCGATCCAACGGCTTGGACGAGACCAATgaggacgaagaggaggagaTCTATTACGATCAAGTGGAGGAGAAGGAAGCGGAACCGCCGCTCGCCGCCAGATCACGGCGGAAGAGGACCAGGTACCAATGCAACACGTGCGGGAAGTTCTTCCGGTCGTATCAAGCTCTCGGCGGCCACCGCGCGAGCCACAAGAGGGTCGAGGTGGAACGCATCCCGACCGCCGATACCAACCCTCCTGACCGCGAGCCCAAGCTCTTCGAGTGCCCTTACTGCTGCAGGGTCTTCTCCTCCGGCCAGGCGCTCGGCGGCCACAAAAGATCCCATCTTTCCTCCGCCATCACTGCCCCCGTTCACCGTCCACTACCGCCGCTCTCTCCTTTCGTCCTCGAAGGCAGCTTCATCGACCTCAACCTCCCAGCCACACCTGAAGAAGAGGCAGAGATCTCGACGCTCTCCGTCGCAACGGAATTCGCGTCAAAGTAA
- the LOC103990635 gene encoding ATP-dependent zinc metalloprotease FTSH 2, chloroplastic: MAASSVCLTTKPRFTKEIFGNHLTYSAGLPSLSVLSRPISVSASLDQKQHEGRRGFLKLLLGNIGLSLPTIVGARKAYADDQGVSSSRMSYSRFLEYLDKDRVKKVDLFENGTIAIVEAVSPELGNRIQRVRVQLPGLSQELLQKLREKNIDFAAHNAQEDSGSLLFNLIGNLAFPLILIGGLFLLSRRSSGGLGGPGGPGFPLAFGQSRAKFQMEPNTGVTFDDVAGVDEAKQDFMEVVEFLKKPERFTAVGARIPKGVLLIGPPGTGKTLLAKAIAGEAGVPFFSISGSEFVEMFVGVGASRVRDLFKKAKENAPCIVFVDEIDAVGRQRGTGIGGGNDEREQTLNQLLTEMDGFEGNTGIIVIAATNRADILDSALLRPGRFDRQVTVDVPDVRGRTEILKVHGSNKKFEADVSLDVIAMRTPGFSGADLANLLNEAAILAGRRGKPAISSKDIDDSIDRIVAGMEGTIMTDGKSKSLVAYHEVGHAICGTLTPGHDPVQKVTLVPRGQARGLTWFIPMDDPTLISKQQLFARIVGGLGGRAAEEVIFGESEVTTGAAGDLQQITGLAKQMVVTFGMSEIGPWSLMDSGAQSGDVIMRMMARNSMSEKLAEDIDAAVKRISDSAYEIALSHIRNNREAIDKIVEVLLEKETMTGDEFRAILSEFVEIPVENRVPAATPAAVSA, encoded by the exons ATGGCAGCTTCATCAGTATGCCTGACTACAAAACCAAGATTTACCAAGGAGATTTTTGGAAATCATCTGACTTATTCAGCAGGCCTTCCTTCACTCTCTGTTTTGTCTCGGCCAATCTCTGTTTCTGCCTCTTTGGACCAGAAGCAGcatgaaggaagaagaggattTCTTAAATTGCTCCTTGGAAATATTGGATTAAGCTTGCCGACCATAGTGGGTGCAAGGAAAGCTTACGCTGATGATCAAGGTGTATCATCTTCAAGAATGTCATATTCAAGATTCTTAGAGTATCTAGACAAGGATAGGGTGAAGAAAGTTGACTTGTTTGAGAATGGAACCATAGCTATAGTGGAAGCTGTTTCTCCTGAGCTTGGCAACCGGATCCAGAGAGTCCGTGTGCAACTTCCCGGTCTTAGTCAGGAGCTTCTTCAGAAGTTGAGAgagaagaatattgattttgctgCACATAATGCTCAAGAAGACTCCGGATCTCTTTTGTTCAATTTGATTGGAAACTTGGCATTCCCCCTTATCCTAATAGGAGGTTTGTTTCTTTTGTCGAGACGGTCATCTGGTGGGCTTGGTGGACCTGGAGGCCCTGGCTTTCCACTTGCCTTCGGTCAATCAAGAGCCAAGTTCCAGATGGAACCTAATACGGGGGTCACTTTTGATGATGTTGCTGGAGTAGATGAAGCAAAACAGGACTTTATGGAAGTAGTTGAGTTCCTGAAAAAGCCCGAGAGATTCACTGCAGTGGGAGCCCGTATTCCTAAAGGTGTCCTTCTAATAGGTCCTCCAGGAACTGGAAAGACTTTGCTTGCCAAGGCAATTGCTGGTGAAGCAGGTGTCCCATTTTTCTCAATTTCAGGATCTGAATTTGTAGAAATGTTTGTTGGTGTCGGTGCTTCACGAGTTCGTGACCTTTTCAAGAAGGCCAAAGAGAATGCTCCTTGTATTGTGTTTGTTGATGAGATCGATGCCGTTGGTAGGCAAAGAGGAACAGGAATTGGAGGAGGAAATGATGAAAGAGAACAGACTCTCAATCAGCTTTTGACTGAAATGGATGGCTTTGAAGGAAATACTGGTATAATTGTCATTGCAGCGACCAACCGCGCAGACATTCTGGATTCTGCTTTACTTCGGCCTGGTCGATTTGACAGACAG GTTACGGTAGATGTTCCAGATGTTCGGGGACGTACAGAAATCCTGAAGGTTCACGGCAGCAATAAAAAATTTGAGGCTGATGTTTCACTTGATGTTATAGCAATGAGAACTCCTGGTTTCAGTGGAGCAGATCTTGCAAATCTTTTGAATGAAGCAGCCATCCTGGCTGGCCGCCGTGGTAAACCGGCAATATCATCGAAAGACATAGATGATTCTATTGACAGGATTGTGGCTGGCATGGAAGGAACCATAATGACAGATGGTAAAAGCAAAAGTCTGGTTGCATATCATGAAGTCGGACATGCAATTTGCGG AACATTAACTCCAGGACATGATCCTGTGCAAAAGGTCACCCTCGTTCCACGTGGCCAGGCACGTGGACTGACATGGTTCATCCCCATGGATGATCCTACTTTGATTTCAAagcaacagctttttgcaagaatTGTTGGTGGTCTTGGAGGAAGAGCGGCTGAGGAGGTTATCTTTGGGGAATCTGAGGTGACCACTGGTGCAGCTGGTGACCTACAGCAGATCACTGGCTTGGCCAAACAG ATGGTGGTGACATTCGGTATGTCTGAGATTGGTCCATGGTCGCTTATGGATTCAGGAGCACAAAGTGGTGATGTTATCATGAGAATGATGGCCAGAAACTCAATGTCCGAGAAACTTGCTGAAGACATCGATGCTGCTGTGAAGCGGATCTCAGACAGCGCATACGAGATTGCACTCAGTCATATTAGGAACAATCGGGAAGCCATTGATAAGATCGTCGAGGTGCTACTAGAGAAGGAAACGATGACCGGCGATGAATTCCGAGCAATTCTTTCCGAGTTTGTGGAGATCCCTGTGGAGAACAGGGTTCCTGCGGCCACACCAGCTGCCGTCTCGGCTTAA